A genomic segment from Pseudomonas sessilinigenes encodes:
- the folE2 gene encoding GTP cyclohydrolase FolE2, translating into MNALTLPDIAAQASRQALPLDWVGMCGIALPVVIDGQRTAAMADAGVSLDDGEARGIHMSRLYLALEMLEQQNLTPALLRRVLQRFLDSHEGLAQHAYLRIHLDLLLKRPALISPLAGWKRYPLSIEAQLKNAMFHVELKIDVPYSSTCPCSAALSRQLIQQQFVDDFANKTLQHADVLAWLGSTQGIVATPHSQRSNAQLRLRLDNFVDELPLIAVIDDAENALGTAVQTAVKRADEQAFALANGQNLMFCEDAARRLNLALRRSPGINAFALRVVHAESLHAHDAVAESRWNWEA; encoded by the coding sequence ATGAACGCGCTGACTCTGCCGGATATTGCCGCGCAGGCCTCACGCCAAGCCTTGCCACTGGACTGGGTCGGCATGTGCGGCATCGCCTTACCTGTAGTGATCGATGGCCAGCGAACCGCCGCCATGGCCGATGCGGGAGTCAGCCTCGACGATGGCGAAGCCCGGGGTATCCATATGTCACGCCTGTACCTGGCCCTGGAAATGCTGGAGCAGCAGAACCTCACCCCGGCCTTGCTGCGTCGGGTGCTGCAACGCTTCCTCGATAGCCATGAAGGCCTGGCGCAACACGCCTACCTGCGCATTCACCTGGATCTATTGCTCAAGCGACCGGCGCTGATCAGCCCACTGGCTGGCTGGAAACGCTATCCGCTGAGCATCGAGGCACAGCTGAAAAACGCCATGTTCCACGTGGAACTAAAGATCGACGTACCTTATTCCTCGACCTGCCCCTGCTCGGCGGCACTGTCGCGCCAGCTGATCCAGCAACAGTTCGTCGATGACTTCGCCAATAAGACCTTGCAGCATGCCGATGTCCTGGCCTGGTTGGGTTCGACCCAAGGCATCGTCGCCACGCCCCACAGCCAACGCAGCAACGCGCAGTTGCGTCTGCGCCTGGATAACTTCGTCGATGAATTGCCGCTGATCGCGGTGATCGACGACGCAGAAAACGCCCTGGGCACCGCCGTACAAACCGCCGTAAAACGTGCCGACGAACAAGCCTTTGCCCTGGCCAATGGGCAGAACCTGATGTTCTGCGAAGACGCTGCCCGGCGCCTCAACCTGGCCCTGCGTCGCTCCCCCGGGATCAATGCCTTCGCCTTGCGGGTCGTGCATGCAGAGAGCCTGCACGCCCATGATGCCGTGGCCGAAAGTCGCTGGAACTGGGAGGCCTGA
- a CDS encoding N-acetylmuramoyl-L-alanine amidase, translating to MHRRQLLNLLLAGTALVFPWSAYATQIRSARLWNSADKLRLVLDLSGPVHYKTFTLSAPERLIIDLSGARLSGDFSQLALANTVIRSIRSGHFGQGDTRIVLDLNQPVQLNSFLLPPQDGQGHRLVLDLSSSTKIAPSMAAAAALAAKPPALADRAHPKRDIIVVVDPGHGGKDPGAVGARGEREKDVVLSIAQLLAKRLKREKGFDVKLVRNDDFFVPLRKRVEIARKHKADMFISVHADAAPRLTASGASVFALSEGGATSATARFMAQRENGVDLLGASSLLNLKDKDPMLAGVILDMSMNATIAASLQLGSTVLDSLSGITSLHQKRVEQAGFAVLKSPDVPSILVETGFISNSRDSQRLVTARHQQAIADGLFQGLQRYFERNPPANSYMAWLQETRNNQV from the coding sequence ATGCATAGACGTCAATTGCTCAACCTGTTGTTGGCCGGTACGGCCCTGGTGTTCCCCTGGAGTGCCTACGCCACGCAGATCCGCAGTGCGCGGCTGTGGAACTCTGCCGACAAGTTGCGCCTGGTGCTGGATCTGAGCGGCCCGGTGCACTACAAGACCTTCACCCTGAGCGCCCCCGAGCGGCTGATCATCGACCTGAGCGGTGCGCGCCTGAGTGGTGACTTCAGCCAGCTGGCCTTGGCCAATACGGTGATCCGCTCGATCCGTTCCGGGCATTTCGGCCAGGGTGATACCCGGATCGTTCTCGATTTGAATCAGCCGGTGCAGCTCAACAGCTTTCTGTTGCCTCCCCAGGACGGACAGGGCCATCGCCTGGTGCTGGATCTGTCCAGCAGCACCAAAATCGCACCCAGCATGGCCGCGGCTGCGGCGCTGGCCGCCAAGCCCCCGGCCCTGGCGGATCGGGCCCATCCCAAGCGCGACATCATCGTGGTGGTGGACCCCGGGCATGGTGGCAAGGACCCTGGAGCGGTAGGGGCCAGGGGCGAGCGTGAAAAGGATGTGGTGTTGTCCATCGCCCAACTGCTGGCCAAGCGGCTCAAGCGCGAGAAGGGCTTCGACGTGAAGCTGGTGCGCAACGATGACTTCTTCGTGCCATTGCGCAAGCGTGTGGAGATCGCCCGCAAGCACAAGGCGGACATGTTCATTTCAGTGCATGCCGATGCTGCACCGCGCCTGACCGCTTCCGGGGCCTCGGTGTTCGCCCTGTCCGAAGGCGGGGCGACCTCCGCCACCGCGCGCTTCATGGCCCAGCGGGAGAACGGTGTCGATCTGCTGGGGGCCAGCAGCTTGCTCAATCTCAAGGACAAGGATCCGATGCTCGCGGGGGTGATCCTCGATATGTCGATGAACGCCACCATCGCCGCCAGCCTGCAATTGGGCAGCACCGTGCTGGACAGCCTGTCGGGGATTACCAGCCTGCACCAGAAGCGCGTGGAGCAGGCCGGGTTCGCCGTTCTCAAGTCGCCGGATGTGCCCTCGATCCTGGTGGAGACCGGTTTCATCTCCAACAGCCGCGACAGCCAGCGCCTGGTCACGGCGCGGCACCAGCAGGCGATTGCCGATGGCCTGTTCCAAGGCTTGCAGCGCTACTTCGAGAGGAATCCGCCGGCCAACAGCTACATGGCCTGGCTCCAGGAAACCAGGAACAACCAGGTCTAG
- a CDS encoding glutamine synthetase: MRPILPALICSLTLLAGHACAALPSTLAACTRSATLLACVDPQGNAYSVAAAGSTTYLRGFEVSGKRYWAQTNSRYGQLTFFTGLASDGEAWVGYSQRVGWTTRNRFSSSGGSRGQFTCSRITGC, translated from the coding sequence ATGCGCCCGATCCTGCCCGCCCTGATCTGCAGCCTGACCTTGCTTGCCGGCCATGCCTGTGCCGCGCTCCCCAGTACCCTGGCGGCCTGCACCCGCAGTGCCACGCTGCTGGCCTGCGTCGATCCACAGGGCAATGCCTACAGCGTTGCCGCCGCCGGCAGCACGACCTACCTGCGAGGCTTCGAGGTGAGTGGCAAGCGCTATTGGGCGCAGACCAACAGCCGCTACGGGCAGTTGACCTTCTTCACCGGCCTGGCCTCCGACGGCGAGGCCTGGGTGGGCTACAGCCAGCGCGTGGGCTGGACCACGCGCAATCGTTTTTCCAGCTCTGGCGGCAGCCGTGGCCAGTTCACTTGCAGCCGCATCACGGGCTGCTGA
- the dksA gene encoding RNA polymerase-binding protein DksA, producing MTEQDLLAQPDAHYMNDAQQGFFRELLLAQRSELQERICGEFDLLRQQETHSDLADIGSAEEQHQWQLRLLEREKKLLDKIDEALERLARGEYGWCRDTGEPIGLRRLLLRPTATLCIEAKERQELRERHQRAL from the coding sequence ATGACTGAACAAGACCTGCTCGCCCAGCCCGATGCGCACTACATGAACGATGCCCAACAGGGTTTCTTCCGCGAGTTGCTGCTGGCCCAGCGCAGTGAGCTGCAGGAGCGCATCTGCGGCGAATTCGACCTGCTGCGCCAACAGGAAACCCATAGCGACCTGGCGGATATCGGCAGCGCCGAGGAGCAGCATCAATGGCAACTGCGCCTGCTGGAGCGGGAAAAGAAGCTCCTGGACAAGATCGATGAGGCCCTGGAGCGCCTGGCCCGTGGCGAGTACGGCTGGTGCCGCGACACTGGCGAGCCCATCGGCCTGCGGCGCTTGCTGCTGCGGCCCACCGCCACCTTGTGTATCGAAGCCAAAGAACGCCAAGAGCTGCGCGAACGCCACCAACGGGCGCTTTGA
- the zigA gene encoding zinc metallochaperone GTPase ZigA, with protein MTDRLPVTVLSGFLGAGKSTLLNHVLRNRDNLRVAVIVNDMSEINIDGSEVQRDVSLNRAEEKLVEMSNGCICCTLREDLLEEVGKLARDGRFDYLLIESTGISEPLPVAETFTFRDESGQSLADIARLDTMVTVVDGMNFLVDYQAAQSLASRGETLGEEDERSITDLLIEQVEFADVILVSKIDLISSQERQELLAILARLNAQAQIIPMVMGQVPLAKILNTGRFDFERASQAPGWLKELRGEHVPETQEYGIASTAYRARRPFHPQRFFDFINRPWSNGKLLRSKGFFWLASKYQEAGSWSQAGGLMRHGFAGRWWRFVPKQHWPQDEESTAAIMHNWTAATGDCRQELVFIGQNIDFAQLRAELDQCLLDDAEMALGVEAWSLLVDPFGPWHDEEAA; from the coding sequence ATGACCGACCGTCTTCCCGTTACCGTGCTGTCCGGCTTTCTTGGCGCGGGCAAAAGTACCCTGCTCAATCATGTGCTGCGCAACCGCGACAACTTGCGGGTGGCGGTGATCGTCAACGACATGAGCGAAATCAACATCGACGGCAGCGAGGTGCAGCGTGATGTCAGCCTCAATCGCGCCGAAGAAAAGCTGGTGGAGATGAGCAACGGCTGCATCTGCTGCACCCTGCGCGAAGACCTGCTGGAAGAGGTGGGCAAGCTGGCCCGGGACGGCCGCTTCGACTACCTGCTGATCGAGTCCACCGGTATTTCCGAACCGCTGCCGGTGGCGGAAACCTTTACCTTCCGCGATGAGTCCGGCCAGAGCCTGGCGGACATCGCGCGGCTCGACACCATGGTCACCGTGGTCGACGGCATGAACTTCCTGGTGGATTACCAGGCTGCGCAGAGCCTGGCCTCGCGGGGGGAAACCCTGGGTGAGGAAGACGAGCGCTCGATCACTGACCTGCTGATCGAGCAGGTGGAGTTCGCCGATGTGATCCTGGTCAGCAAGATCGACCTGATCAGCAGCCAAGAGCGCCAGGAGCTGCTGGCGATCCTGGCGCGGCTCAATGCCCAGGCGCAAATCATCCCTATGGTCATGGGCCAGGTGCCGCTGGCGAAGATCCTCAATACCGGCCGTTTCGATTTTGAGCGTGCGTCCCAGGCGCCGGGTTGGTTGAAGGAGCTGCGTGGCGAACACGTGCCGGAAACCCAGGAGTACGGTATTGCCTCTACGGCCTACCGGGCCCGGCGGCCGTTTCATCCGCAGCGCTTCTTCGACTTCATCAACCGGCCCTGGAGCAACGGCAAGTTGCTGCGCTCCAAGGGCTTCTTCTGGCTCGCCAGCAAGTACCAGGAGGCGGGCAGCTGGTCCCAGGCCGGTGGCCTGATGCGCCATGGCTTCGCCGGGCGCTGGTGGCGCTTCGTGCCCAAGCAGCACTGGCCCCAGGATGAGGAGAGCACGGCGGCGATCATGCACAACTGGACTGCAGCCACTGGCGATTGCCGCCAGGAGCTGGTGTTCATCGGCCAGAACATCGACTTTGCCCAGCTTCGCGCCGAGCTGGACCAATGCCTGCTGGACGACGCCGAAATGGCCTTGGGGGTCGAGGCCTGGAGCTTGCTGGTTGATCCGTTCGGGCCCTGGCATGACGAGGAAGCGGCCTGA
- a CDS encoding DUF1826 domain-containing protein: MLNLCTPLTPLPRRPLLGSWPVGFRQLRRPAIGATAAVLAEVLEDDVNLGLWQRQLPAHIADFGELLLSLNEPLAESLSLELPDEDAVPNLRGLASGFSDLLGYEGFIADVSWLVSAFSCLLGARRVGLRLRVLDKAMCPRFHVDHVPMRLITTYAGIGSQWLREGAMDRQQLGRPEAEPRDPALIQQISCGAVALFKGEKWHGNEGFGLIHRSPQPATGERRLILTLDWLG, from the coding sequence ATGTTGAACCTGTGCACTCCACTCACACCATTGCCCAGGCGGCCATTGCTCGGGTCGTGGCCGGTCGGTTTCAGGCAGCTGCGCCGCCCGGCCATTGGCGCCACGGCGGCGGTGCTGGCCGAAGTTCTCGAGGATGATGTCAATCTCGGCCTCTGGCAGCGCCAGTTGCCGGCGCATATCGCGGATTTTGGCGAGTTGTTGCTGTCGCTGAACGAGCCCCTGGCCGAGTCCCTGAGCCTGGAATTGCCTGATGAGGACGCCGTGCCGAATCTGCGTGGGTTGGCCTCCGGGTTCAGCGATTTACTGGGTTATGAAGGCTTTATCGCCGATGTTTCCTGGCTAGTCAGTGCTTTTTCCTGCCTGCTGGGTGCCCGGCGCGTGGGCTTGCGCCTGCGGGTGCTGGACAAGGCCATGTGCCCGCGTTTTCACGTGGACCACGTACCGATGCGCCTAATCACCACTTATGCCGGTATTGGTAGCCAATGGCTACGCGAAGGTGCGATGGACCGCCAGCAGTTGGGGCGGCCGGAAGCCGAACCTCGGGACCCGGCGCTGATCCAGCAGATCAGCTGCGGTGCTGTCGCGCTGTTCAAGGGTGAGAAGTGGCACGGCAACGAAGGTTTTGGCCTGATCCACCGTTCGCCGCAACCTGCAACGGGGGAGCGGCGCTTGATCCTGACCCTGGACTGGCTGGGCTGA
- a CDS encoding CobW family GTP-binding protein, whose translation MLQDIPTHVIAGPLGAGKTSLIRHLLEQRPANERWAILINEFGQIGLDAALLSRDDDGIAFGEVAGGCLCCVSGAPFQVGLGRLLRKAQPDRLFIEPSGLGHPVQLLKQLAQAPWRGVLALQPCVLVLDAQALAAGQPLPAAQLEALPEAGLLVLNKDELLSDGDRLRVLEQLPDRPLFWTRHAALPLAELPGLSVTAQVALEPPELPHGLAQLPAVWSDPAQPICLSQAQEDGWSIGWRWHPEQQFDLTRIDHWLQNLDWRRAKLVIHSAEGWRSGNGLDNSPFNWLPSEWRRDSRLELIFAEPQDVAALQASLAQCRL comes from the coding sequence ATGCTGCAGGACATCCCCACCCACGTGATTGCCGGCCCCCTGGGCGCCGGCAAGACCAGCCTGATCCGCCATTTGCTGGAGCAGCGTCCGGCCAACGAGCGTTGGGCGATATTGATCAACGAGTTCGGCCAGATCGGCCTGGATGCAGCCTTGCTCAGCCGTGATGACGACGGTATCGCCTTTGGTGAGGTGGCCGGTGGCTGCCTGTGCTGCGTCAGCGGCGCGCCGTTCCAGGTCGGATTGGGGCGTCTGCTGCGCAAGGCCCAGCCCGATCGGCTGTTCATCGAACCCTCCGGCCTCGGTCATCCGGTGCAACTGCTCAAGCAGCTGGCGCAGGCGCCCTGGCGAGGTGTGCTGGCGCTGCAGCCTTGCGTGCTGGTGCTCGACGCCCAGGCCCTGGCTGCGGGCCAGCCGTTGCCTGCGGCGCAGTTGGAGGCGCTGCCCGAAGCGGGACTGCTGGTGCTGAACAAGGATGAACTGCTCAGCGACGGCGATCGGCTGCGGGTGCTGGAGCAGTTGCCGGATCGGCCGCTGTTCTGGACTCGCCACGCAGCGTTGCCGCTGGCCGAACTGCCGGGGCTGAGCGTCACTGCCCAGGTTGCCCTGGAGCCGCCCGAGCTGCCCCACGGCCTGGCACAACTACCGGCGGTGTGGAGCGATCCGGCACAGCCGATCTGTCTCAGCCAGGCCCAGGAAGACGGCTGGAGCATCGGCTGGCGCTGGCATCCGGAGCAACAGTTCGATCTGACCCGGATCGACCACTGGCTACAGAACCTCGACTGGCGCCGGGCCAAGCTGGTGATCCATAGCGCTGAAGGTTGGCGATCGGGTAATGGGCTGGATAACTCGCCGTTCAACTGGTTGCCCAGCGAGTGGCGGCGGGATTCGCGCCTGGAGCTGATCTTCGCAGAGCCTCAGGACGTGGCAGCGCTGCAGGCCAGCCTGGCGCAGTGCCGCCTGTAG
- a CDS encoding DUF3301 domain-containing protein — MLTLGNIFVLMLLATGAAWLWHNHGLRERALERVKQHCARLDIELLDGNVALKRIGFAKDAKGRRRLARIYNFEFTVTGETRHAGTITQFGAHSAHIELAPYPFEVKEPLPSAEIIELSQWREEHRKWRN, encoded by the coding sequence ATGCTGACCCTTGGAAACATCTTTGTATTGATGTTGCTGGCAACCGGCGCTGCCTGGTTGTGGCACAACCACGGCCTGCGCGAGCGGGCGTTGGAGCGGGTCAAGCAGCACTGCGCCCGGCTCGATATCGAACTGCTGGACGGCAACGTGGCCCTCAAGCGCATCGGTTTTGCCAAGGACGCCAAGGGCCGCCGGCGCCTGGCGCGGATCTACAATTTCGAGTTCACGGTGACTGGCGAGACCCGCCATGCCGGGACCATCACCCAATTCGGCGCCCACAGCGCGCACATCGAGCTGGCGCCCTATCCGTTTGAGGTCAAGGAGCCACTACCCAGCGCCGAGATCATCGAACTGAGCCAGTGGCGCGAAGAGCACCGCAAGTGGCGCAACTGA